From one Acidobacteriota bacterium genomic stretch:
- a CDS encoding histone deacetylase, with protein MNGYSLKCLLMTTALIYTPDYLLHETGHHPENAARLRAISAALAQDDALQCRVQKLSPVEATDDDILRCHSEQLLGQVRSFCDRGLPFIDLDTVICQRSFNVAKLAAGAAIKAVDLVMTGEAQNAFAFVRPPGHHATPGRAMGFCLFNNVAIGARYAQARYGAERVLIIDWDVHHGNGTQDIFYRDPSVFFFSTHQYPYYPGTGARTETGEGKGEGTTLNIPLHAHTPAREHRQAFSEALKLIENHFSPDLIVISAGFDSRLGDPLGGLMLEDSDYAEMTKEVMELAERHAKGRVISMLEGGYNLDTLGETVRAHVNALAS; from the coding sequence ATGAATGGTTATTCCCTAAAATGTCTGCTTATGACCACCGCCCTGATTTATACGCCCGATTATTTATTACATGAAACCGGACATCATCCTGAAAATGCCGCAAGGCTCAGGGCGATTTCTGCGGCGCTCGCGCAGGATGACGCGCTGCAATGCCGCGTGCAGAAACTTTCGCCGGTTGAAGCCACCGATGACGATATTCTGCGGTGTCACAGCGAACAATTGCTCGGTCAGGTTCGCAGTTTTTGCGACCGGGGATTGCCGTTCATTGATTTGGATACGGTCATCTGTCAACGCTCATTCAATGTCGCAAAACTCGCGGCGGGCGCAGCCATCAAAGCGGTTGACCTGGTGATGACCGGTGAAGCGCAAAACGCTTTCGCCTTCGTTCGCCCGCCCGGTCATCACGCCACGCCCGGACGAGCGATGGGTTTTTGTCTGTTTAATAATGTCGCCATCGGGGCGCGTTATGCGCAGGCGCGATACGGAGCCGAACGAGTTTTGATTATTGATTGGGATGTGCATCACGGCAATGGCACACAGGATATTTTCTATCGCGACCCGTCGGTCTTTTTCTTTTCTACGCATCAATACCCTTACTATCCGGGCACGGGAGCGCGCACCGAAACCGGCGAAGGCAAAGGCGAAGGCACAACGCTAAATATCCCGCTTCACGCACACACCCCGGCGCGCGAACATCGTCAGGCATTTTCCGAAGCCTTGAAATTGATTGAGAATCATTTTTCGCCCGATTTAATTGTTATTTCCGCAGGATTCGATTCACGACTCGGCGACCCGCTCGGCGGTTTGATGCTCGAAGATTCGGATTATGCCGAGATGACCAAAGAAGTGATGGAACTTGCCGAACGCCACGCCAAAGGTCGCGTCATTTCAATGCTCGAAGGTGGGTACAATCTTGATACGTTAGGCGAAACCGTCAGAGCGCATGTGAATGCACTTGCATCGTAA